A single genomic interval of Helicoverpa armigera isolate CAAS_96S chromosome 22, ASM3070526v1, whole genome shotgun sequence harbors:
- the LOC110377024 gene encoding mitochondrial fission process protein 1, whose translation MTEPVETDIWRDTWIRYLGYANEVGESFRQLVSTKVVRSSYAIAFAYTFGDTADKSYQMLQKDGRPKRVLVEAGDALLWQTLASVVIPGFVINRLCTYSIVYLKRYPTIPRTARSWIAVGVGLSSIPFIVKPIDSSTTWLMDSTYRRWVKNEL comes from the exons ATGACGGAGCCTGTCGAAACGGACATCTGGAGGGACACATGGATACGATACCTTG GGTACGCCAACGAGGTGGGGGAGTCCTTCCGACAGCTCGTCTCCACCAAGGTGGTCCGGTCAAGCTATGCAATTGCTTTTGCATACACGTTCGGAGATACTGCGGACAAGAGTTACCAGATGTTACAA AAAGACGGGCGACCAAAACGTGTGTTGGTGGAGGCGGGAGACGCGCTCCTGTGGCAGACACTGGCGTCTGTCGTTATACCCGGATTCGTTATTAACAG GCTATGCACATACTCCATAGTGTATCTAAAGAGGTATCCCACTATCCCTCGCACCGCTAGGAGTTGGATAGCCGTGGGGGTTGGTCTATCCTCTATCCCGTTCATAGTGAAACCTATAGACTCCAGCACTACATGGCTTATGGATAGCACCTACCGAAGATGGGTCAAG AATGAGCTCTAA